A region of the Bryobacteraceae bacterium genome:
CCGGCCGGGCGGCGGAACGGTGGTCTGGGTGGAAGCCCCGTTGCAGGGGAAGGGAGGCAGGTCATGAGCAGGATCACGGTGCTGCTGGCGGACGACCACTCGCTGGTGCGTAAGGGTTTCCGCCGCATGCTGGAAGACGATCCCGATATCGAGGTGGTGGGCGAGGCGGCCACCGGCCCGCAGGCCGTTGAAGAGGCCCTGCGTCTCCAACCTCAGGTGGTGGTGATGGACCTGGCGATGCCGGAGCTCGATGGGATCCAGGCGGCCAGCCAGATCCTGAAGAAGCGCCCGGAGACGGCCATCCTCATTCTGTCGATGTACTCCGAGGATGCCTACGTGCGCAACGCGTTTGCCGCCGGCGTCAAGGGCTATCTGCTGAAGAACGCGCTTGAGGTGGACCTGCCTTATGCGATCAAAGAAGTGGCCGCCGGCCGTACCGTCATCGCTCCCGGCCTGACGCCGCCGAGCCAGCAGGAAACGCCCAGCGATTTCGAGAAACTCACCCAACGCGAGCGAGAGGTGTTGCAGCACATCGTGCAGGGCCGCTCCAACAAGGAGATCGCCGCCATCCTCGGCCTGAGCGTGAACACGGTGGCGGTGCACCGGGCCAACCTGATGCAGGCGCTTGGCATCCACCGCACGGCGGATCTCGTCGTCTACGCCATCAAGAAAGGGCTGGTGACACTGCCGGAGGGGCCGCTGCCGGAGAAGTGACCGGCCATGCGCAGGCGGGATTTTCTCAAAGGGCTTGGGGGGCTTTGGCCGGCGCTGGCGGCGGCGCAACCGAATGCGCGGCCTGGATTCCGCCTCGTCGATGTCACTGCGCAGGCGGGCATCCATTTCGTCCATAATTCCGGCGCGTTCGGCAGGAAATTCCTGCCGGAAACGATGGGCTCGGGCTGCGCTTTCCTCGACTACGACAACGACGGCTGGCAGGACATTTTGTTGATCAACGCAATGGACTGGCCGGGCCATAAACGGCGCCGCACCACGCTGAAGCTTTACCGCAACAACCGCGACGGCACCTTTACCGACGTCACCCGCGCCGCCGGGCTCGACGTGGAGATGTACGGCCTCGGCGTCACCGTCGGGGACTACAACAACGACGGTTTCCCCGACATTTTCGTCTCCTGCCTGGGGCAGAGCCGGCTGTTCCGCAACACCGGCAAAGGGACATTCCTCGATGTCACCCGCACGTCGGGGCTCTGGGGTTTTGACGGGTTCTCCACGTCGGCCATGTGGTTCGACTACGACCGCGACGGCTTCCTGGATCTGTTCGTGACCAACTACGTCCGCTGGGCCCAGGAGGGCGACATCTTCTGCTCGTTCGACGGCATCAGCAAGGCCTACTGCACGCCGGAAGCCTACCGCGGCGCCACCTGCTGGCTGTTCCACAACCGCGGCGACGGCACCTTCGAAGACGTCACTGCCAGGGCGGGCGTGCTGGACACCACTTCGAAATCGCTGGGCGTCACGCTGCTGGACTTCAACCACGACGGCTGGCCGGATGTCTTCGTCGCCAACGACACGCAGCCGAACAAGCTCTACACGAACCTGCGCAACGGGAAGTTCCTCGAACAGGCCGTCCGCATCGGTCTCGCCTTCAGCGAGGACGGCCGCGCCCGCGCCGGCATGGGCGTCGACGCGGCCGATGTCGACAACTCGGGGCTGGTCTCGATCATCGTCACCAACTTTGACAACGAGATGATGGGCCTGTATCGGGGCACGCGCGACGGGCAGTTCGTCGACCGCGCTCCCCAGGCGGGCATCGGACAGGCCACGCGCCACTCACTCGGCTTCGGCTGTTTCTTCTTCGACCCAGACCTCGACGGCATGCTCGACCTGCTGATCGTCAATGGCCACATCGATGAATCCATCAGCCGCGCCCGCCGCAACGTCACCTACGCGCAGCCGCCGCACCTGTTCATGAATGACGGCAAAGGGAACTTCCGCGACGTCAGCCGGCTTGTGGGAGACGGCTTCGCCACACCCAAAGTCGCCCGTGGCGCCGCCTACGGCGATTTCGACAACGACGGCGACCTCGACGTCCTCATCACCACCAACAACGGGCCCGCCTTCCTCTACCGCAATGACGTGG
Encoded here:
- a CDS encoding DNA-binding response regulator, producing MSRITVLLADDHSLVRKGFRRMLEDDPDIEVVGEAATGPQAVEEALRLQPQVVVMDLAMPELDGIQAASQILKKRPETAILILSMYSEDAYVRNAFAAGVKGYLLKNALEVDLPYAIKEVAAGRTVIAPGLTPPSQQETPSDFEKLTQREREVLQHIVQGRSNKEIAAILGLSVNTVAVHRANLMQALGIHRTADLVVYAIKKGLVTLPEGPLPEK
- a CDS encoding RNA-binding protein — translated: MRRRDFLKGLGGLWPALAAAQPNARPGFRLVDVTAQAGIHFVHNSGAFGRKFLPETMGSGCAFLDYDNDGWQDILLINAMDWPGHKRRRTTLKLYRNNRDGTFTDVTRAAGLDVEMYGLGVTVGDYNNDGFPDIFVSCLGQSRLFRNTGKGTFLDVTRTSGLWGFDGFSTSAMWFDYDRDGFLDLFVTNYVRWAQEGDIFCSFDGISKAYCTPEAYRGATCWLFHNRGDGTFEDVTARAGVLDTTSKSLGVTLLDFNHDGWPDVFVANDTQPNKLYTNLRNGKFLEQAVRIGLAFSEDGRARAGMGVDAADVDNSGLVSIIVTNFDNEMMGLYRGTRDGQFVDRAPQAGIGQATRHSLGFGCFFFDPDLDGMLDLLIVNGHIDESISRARRNVTYAQPPHLFMNDGKGNFRDVSRLVGDGFATPKVARGAAYGDFDNDGDLDVLITTNNGPAFLYRNDVENGHRSVRLRLVGTKSNRDAIGAVVRFETGDLSGSRMVKSATGYLSQSELPVTIGLGHRDKIDRVQVFWPSGRTEEYRGLKAGGRYRIEEGKGLIPGGL